The stretch of DNA GAATAGCGTTAGTATTGTTCTTCGCATCTTCTTCTGATGTATAGTATGTAATTGTTGCTGACGTATTAAATAAAGGTGCCATTGAAGTTAAATCAAATGTAACCTCTGATGCGTTAGGAACTTCACAAGTTTCTAATACTTGAGCAATAGGAGTAAATGTAATGGCATTTGCTGGGACAACATCTAATGAAGTCACTGCAAAACATACAGACTCGTCATTCGCTGAAGCTCTAAACCAAACTTTTGCAGGTAAAGCATCAACTTCAAACGTCGTTCCTGTCAATTCGTTTGTATTGGCAATGGCATCAGCTTCTGTTGCAAATGCTTTCACTTGATAAGTAAAAGCAGCTGTATTCACTTGAGCAGCTGCTAAGGCTTTTACTTGCTCTAAGTTGATTTCATAAATACCGTCCAAGTTCTCATCACAAATCTCAACATTTGCAATTGGAGCAAATACTGGCTGAGGCGCTATCGTTAAGTTTAATTCGAATATTGATTGACATCCTGAAGCTGTTGAAATCGTAATCGTATACGAACCTGCTTCTGTGAATTGGTAAACTTTTGTCGAAACTTCAGTATAATTTCCTGTTATTGCAAAAGAATAATTTTCGTAACCTGATAAATCTAAAGTATAGACTTCTCCTTCACAAATGATACCTTCTGAAACAACATCAATTGACGGTGCTTCAATTGTTATAAATTGAATTGGTACCAATGCATCACATTTACCTTCTTGTTGTAATAAGATAAACACAGTTCCTTCTGTTAAAGCTGTTTGCCAAGCATTAGGGGTTGTTATCTCATTTGTATTTGCTATCGCATCTTCTCTCGAAGGGAAATATTTATATGTTACACCATCTTCTAAAGCTAAAGTTGGTAAAACCATTGTTAAATCAAATGTAGTTAATCCTTCTGGACCAACACATTCCTCTAATGCATTTCTAGGAGCAGTAAAAGTAATTGTCTCACCTACAGCTAAAGGTACTTCTCCAATTGAGAAACATCTGGCTTCAGAATTTGTTCGAACAAATAATTTTTCACCTGGAGCGATTATTGCCACATCTCCTTGAATTGGATTTGTTTCATTTTGTGCATCTTCTAAAGTTTTGTAGAATGTATACACATAATCTCCGGTATTATCTCTTAAGAAATCTCGAATTGGAACTAAATTAACTTCATAATTTCCGTCAAAATCACTATCACACATTGTAAAATCAGACCAGAATTCAATGTATGGTGCTTCCGTCATATTTAAATTAATGACACCTTCACTGATACAGCTTCCATTTCCAATCTTAACTGTAATTTGAGCTGATTCAGTTACTGTAAATTCAGCTGGATTAGTAATTTCAACATCTCCATAATAATATGTATATGTGTAATTATTTTCTTCTGGTACAAATTGATTTTGGAATTGAGTTAAATTAACCACTTCTTCGAAACATACATCCACATTAATAGTAGATTCTGCTAAAACAACACGAACAATTTCTAAGGTTACAGGAATTATTTTAACACATTTTGTTTCTTCCCCTAAATCATATTCTAAACGTACATAATAAGTTCCTGCAACAGCACCATGGTTGGTCCACGCACTTTCTGCAATTAGACCTGCAGTACCATTTGCTTCTGCTTGCGCACGTGTTCTAAATACTTTACGACTAATTAAAGCATCAGCAGCATATTCTGGAGGGAAAATCTCATTTAAATTAAAAGTACCTAAAACTGCTTGCGTTTGTGGATTTGTTCCAGCGTAACATCCATAGATGACATCCGATGCCGTATTTAACGGTGGTAAAGCCATTAAATTAAATTTAACGACATCCACATTCCCATTATTCTGAACAAAACCAACAAAAATTTCTTTACCATCTTCTGTATATGGCAATGAAATGATTGAATTGATACGTTGAGTTTCATCGTTTGCTTCAGCCGCTTCTTCTGTTTCATAAAAAAAGTAAGGGCTATTATCATTCGGAGGACGTACCTCATCGATATATGAATCTAAATTGAACGTTGCTAAACCAGTTTGTTCATCGATACATTCATAAAATGTCTTACCAAAGTAACAGTCCAATTGTGCATTTCCACCAAATGTGATGGTATAAGGATTGTTTGAACTCCAGTCATCCACCCCTATTAAGACAATATCTCCTGGAACAACATCATACCAACGCTCTAATCCATCACCTGCAACACCATTACATAAGTTGGTTGTATTTAACGACAAACCAATGGTAGTTCCTTGCCCTGCAGTATTACGGTTTCCGCGATCCCCTGGAGGTAAAGCATTAATATCTTGTAATGTGATATTATGAATATCATTTAATGGAGGATTCTTCCAAGAAATGAAATCATAATCTCCTCCACCTTGAGGAGTTAACTGGAAAGTAAACGTAGATCCTGATCGAATCTGTACTAAATAGAATTTAAAACGGGTAGAATATCCGTCCGAACAAAATGATCTCACATCTACCCCTTGCATAGATTCTGGTGGATTTGCAGTAATGTTAACATTAGAACAAACCAATCCAACATCTACCTGGGCGACTTGTGAGAACACAGATGTAGTGCTTATGAGCATCAATAGCATAAGCACTACTCTTTCGCAGAGTAATTTTATCATATTAGTGTATTAGTTGTTAATTATACATTTTAACGAAATATTCGTTTAAATATATTTAACAATTTTAACACTTATTTTGTTAAAATCCAAAATTTAGTCCAAAAACAATTCGCCCTGGATCAGAGCCTTTAAAATAAGAAATTGATGCAGTTAACATTTGGGCTCCGTTCAACCAAATCCCTCCTCCAGCTGAAGAATGCCATTTGTCTGAACCTTCGTTATTTAGCCAAACGCGACCATAATCAAATCCACCAAAAATACCTAAACGCATCGGGATTCCAGCCTTAAACTTCACCATATCAAGACGTAAGTCCGTAGTCTGTAAAAATGATTTATCACCTGAAAAACGTCCAAAACGATATCCTCTTAAATCTTGATCACCACCCAATGTTATGGCTTGGTAAAATTCATAACCATTTCCAAAAATAGCCTTTCCTTTTACCATAGAAGCAATGGTCAATTTTCCGTTTGCAGATAATTTATGTGTAAAACCTAAGTTCGCTTCTGTAGAAACAAAATTATTTTCTAATCGTTCGTTATTCGTAACCCATTTTGCATGAGCTAAAAACGTCATTCCTAAAGTTGGTAATGACTCATTATCATAATTTCTATACAGATAATTTGCTCCAACTTCAGTAAAATTCTGACCCCTAAATACCTGAGGATTAACATCAGGAGAATCAAAGACAACACGATCATGATTTTCTTCAACTTTAATAAACTTATAATTAGCGAAGAAATCCAATCGACCTGTATTTCTAAAGATTTTATATACCGAAGGTCCTACTTCATAACTTTGTTGACGTACTCGGTTATAATCCATCCCTAAATCTTTTTGATTATTGATGGATTCATTACCTAATCCAAAGAAATTCGTACTGAACGCTGGAGTGGTATAACGACCATTAATATCCAAATGCCATTTACCAATTGCTTTGATAAAAGTTCCTTTATACGTTGCTTCTACCCCTTGTGTGGCGAAAAAGTAATTTAATTTTAAAGTATGTCGTTGCGAAAATGGTTTACGATCAAAACCATTAATTGTATAAGTTGGTGATAAACCTAATTTAATTCCATCATCTGGGTTATATCCAACATTCGGTAACATAGTAAATACATCATATATTGGTGCAGTATAATCATACGTATTGATTTCGTAATCATTTACAAATTTTTTCTGTGTTAAAAATGAGGAAGCTTCAGCTGAATTCCCATTCTTATAATCATATACACGCACATTTTTCGAACGCTTTACTTCATATACATCATCATCAATACCACCAATTAAGCGTAATAAAATTGGATTACTACCTTTTCCATCAACTACAAATGTATCAGTATCATTTAAACCATATAAACGAATTTCTTTGGTTTCTTTACGGTCGAAAGTACGATCCAATAAAACCTCATCTGTATTTTTTGATATAATTTTAATGTGAGTTTTTCCTTTCGGTAAACGTGTAA from Faecalibacter sp. LW9 encodes:
- a CDS encoding T9SS type B sorting domain-containing protein, with amino-acid sequence MFSQVAQVDVGLVCSNVNITANPPESMQGVDVRSFCSDGYSTRFKFYLVQIRSGSTFTFQLTPQGGGDYDFISWKNPPLNDIHNITLQDINALPPGDRGNRNTAGQGTTIGLSLNTTNLCNGVAGDGLERWYDVVPGDIVLIGVDDWSSNNPYTITFGGNAQLDCYFGKTFYECIDEQTGLATFNLDSYIDEVRPPNDNSPYFFYETEEAAEANDETQRINSIISLPYTEDGKEIFVGFVQNNGNVDVVKFNLMALPPLNTASDVIYGCYAGTNPQTQAVLGTFNLNEIFPPEYAADALISRKVFRTRAQAEANGTAGLIAESAWTNHGAVAGTYYVRLEYDLGEETKCVKIIPVTLEIVRVVLAESTINVDVCFEEVVNLTQFQNQFVPEENNYTYTYYYGDVEITNPAEFTVTESAQITVKIGNGSCISEGVINLNMTEAPYIEFWSDFTMCDSDFDGNYEVNLVPIRDFLRDNTGDYVYTFYKTLEDAQNETNPIQGDVAIIAPGEKLFVRTNSEARCFSIGEVPLAVGETITFTAPRNALEECVGPEGLTTFDLTMVLPTLALEDGVTYKYFPSREDAIANTNEITTPNAWQTALTEGTVFILLQQEGKCDALVPIQFITIEAPSIDVVSEGIICEGEVYTLDLSGYENYSFAITGNYTEVSTKVYQFTEAGSYTITISTASGCQSIFELNLTIAPQPVFAPIANVEICDENLDGIYEINLEQVKALAAAQVNTAAFTYQVKAFATEADAIANTNELTGTTFEVDALPAKVWFRASANDESVCFAVTSLDVVPANAITFTPIAQVLETCEVPNASEVTFDLTSMAPLFNTSATITYYTSEEDAKNNTNAIQTPNAWTTSTTEGTIYVRFDQADLCSTISSFQYVVNPLPEITFETTVEICDTETYVLDLSAYTAYTIELTGTNVVALGNNKFELNTAGTYAIAVTSDKGCTSNFTFTLVVNALPEFTEVNSFGVCDSNVDGEYELNLDVLSQVVLVNSNGITLTYFRTEADLLADRNEITGSEYLTRLPAQIWVKATTASGCFVHKSIELVQGDSIVVTPATTPLEVCMDQNGVAEFDLTSVRSQFNVPAGYILSYYPTLTDLQNGTNEILNPTVWTTITARGTIYVKFEAAGLCPGYSSFDYIANPLPAIEIEDKYYICEGDEYVLDLSNYTTNIQVIGAGVVNLGNNKFRLSQLGVYNVVVENEFGCTSEYAFELATFDPPAVREIIVGQNTITVNIVPNRDYIDVQYSLDGINFQSSNVLVVPQRGMSYTIYVKIANCIFEIQEVQVIDIPTFFSPNNDGYNDVWRIRPIQLNQSVDLKIFDRFGKILFEQSGSQDILWDGKVAGKLLPTTDYWFTIDIQGEGVVQAIKYTGSITLKNKE